The DNA segment AAGAACATTCCGGCGTAGGCCACGTAAGCTTCCGGGATTTCGGCGTTTTGATTCAGTTTGGCAGACGACGTAGGGAAGCACATCATCGCCTTTTCTTGGCTTgtttctttctctctttctcctctcttctctttcttttattcttctttctcGTAGTTTGTATCTTACATATCTTGGCTTGTTTGCCACGGTTTCTCTTTCTGCACGCTCACTTCTATCGGGCAGTGAGCCCCAAGGGCACGTTTTGAACTTGTGAGTCATTTTCCATTGCCTCTGCAgcctttctcttttcccATCCACTTTAAAAGATTATACATCGAGTCGCTACTGGTTTTCTGTCTCATTTCAACGTTCGCGTTCGATTTCGACGACGAGGCCGCAATGTGAGCTACAGACTCATGCACCACCCTCTGATACATCACTCTATCCTTGTTGTGTTTTTTTTGGTTGTGTGCTACGAAACAGGGCTAACCAATGAAATAGTATATCGAAATGTCACGATATGATCCCATGCAGGAAGACTTGGGTTCATTGGCCGGCCCAGCAAGCTCTGGGCAAGCAACTACCCATTCTGCTCGCAGTTCACGCCATCGTCCACGACGACATGCATCAATGCCTGACCCTGGAGAAATGGACGCTGCCTTTGATGGTCCCGATGCTGACAATGATGAACTCGATCAAGGTGAGACGCACGGACTGTTAAGTAGTACTAGAGACAGGGGGATGCCAGGCGATTACGACTTTGAGCGTGATTATGTGAGCATGCATTTTGTACACTTAAAAAGCACAGTACAGCCAGGCTGACTGCATAAGCAGACGTTGCCGCCACCGTCTCCGCCTCCGTTTGAACCTTATTCTGCACATAATCCTGCACCAGGCAATTCACATGGAATCATCCCTACGTCAGTTCCTGTTCGGCCGAGGCCAGCTCCCCAGCGTCATTTCCTTGGGGGTCTGTTGCCGTCGTCGTTTTTACCGCGTCAACAGTCACAAGCTCCGTCCGCAGGTCGAGCGgttggaggaggaatgaGTGGAGTGTTTGACAATTTGGCTGCCAGACCTGACAGGCACACCATGGCGGAAGGCGAAGGGGGTTTGCAGTATGTTCCCGAGGATGAGTCAAAAGACGCGCCTCCAGTAGGTTCAGAACTTCTTTGTGTTGCATTTAATTCAATACTGACAGAATCCAGTCATATCAAACGGCGCTTCGAGATGCTGTCCCGCCGTATTGGGATACTACCGTCGTCCTACCCTCCTCAAGTTCTCCTTTCGGTCCCCTGTCCAGCTCTATCAGTGGTGACGAGATTCTTATTGACGGTATGCCGAGCGGCAACTTTTTCAGCTTCCTCTGGAACTGTAAGTGTTCCTATCAACACTGAGCATAATCTGACAGGCGAAAAGTGGTTGTGTCTGCATCCTTCCAATTCGTTGGTTTTCTCCTCACCTACGTTCTTCATACTACCCATGCTGCCAAGTACGGCTCGCGTGCTGGTTTGGGTCTCACTCTCATCCAAGTCGGTTTGAACCTCCGTTCAAAGGCTCAAGACCTCATGAAGAATAACGCCTTCCCCTCTGCTTCTTCCGATCCATCCGACCCCGATCCTCCCCCTAACCATGTTCCATCCGATGAGGAGATTGCGGACAATGCCATTGAAGCCATCTGGGGCCCTGGAGCTTCTCCATGGCCTGCTCAGTTTAGGGAACCAGGCACAGGGGACAACGGACCCGTCACCATTGTGCACAACACACATGAAGCAGAAATGTGGGCTGTGGCTCATAACACAACCCTCACCCAAATGTTAAATCTTCCATCGGCTGCAGACGTGGGGCGTGCGAATGAATGGTTTAGCTTTTTCCTTATGAGCATTGGGTGGTTCATTGTGTTGACAAGCGTTGGTGGTTGGTGGAGGGTGAAGAGGTTTGAAAGGGGGCTGAGGGCAGCTCAGCGGGAGAGCGAGGCTGCGCAGGCGGCTGCAGCAGCTAATTCAGCTACTGGGAATGGAGAGGATGGCGCGCCTGCTCCGGAAGCCGATGAGTCTATCAACACATCTACCGGCTCAGTTTCCACCCCACATGGTCCCACACAATTGTCCTACTGGACGTCTCCATTCACCAATGCTTGGCAAGGCGCTCGTCATATTCAGGAAGGTTTCCTCGGTCAGCACGGCTCTCGTTCCCAGGTTAGGAGGGGGTGGGGTCTGTGGGGTGGACTGAGAGGGCAGGGTCATACGGCTGTTAGCcaggaggatgatgagcaTGAGTTGTTGGACGCACAAGGGTTTGGATTGGGGCCAATGGCGATCAATGTGGGCGAAGCCCCTGGGGCGGAAGTAAGGCGTCAGCGAAGTTTATGGAGCTGATCCGACCTGAAGTTGTTTCGAGGAGAGTAATTGTAGATGTCATAGTAAAAGTCTCTGACAAGCAGTCAATTTTTCATTTTTACACGATTTTGCTTGTAGTCATTAGAAATTCAAAGGAAAATGAAATGTGTGCGTTGTAGAGTAGTGTTTTTTATGCACCCGTTGTTTTCTTATATCTAATACTATTTCGAGTCTTTTAATAGTTGCACGCGATAGGAACAAAAGCACCACATGGATGTACATCCGCTTTTAATGCTTCTACTTTAGATCATTTGGGTTGAGCTGCTGAAAGAGTCCACCTTTAGCCCCCAAATGCAACTATAGTGTAACAACCTAAGGAGCCTCGTTGAAGCCCATGTCAACGACGCACCGAATGCAGTCACCGGCCTGAAGAAATGAGCCATCAGCACCAGCGACTTATATTACCTATCCACAAGAGACGCCGGCAATACTCACATGCATGTCATCGAAGCCCTTGTTGATGCCCTCAAGGGTCTCGTTATGAGTGACAAACTCGTTAACCCAAAGCTTGCCCGCGAGATAGTCTTCCACGATACCAGGAAGCTCGGTTCGGCCCTTGACACCACCGAAAGCTGAACCCTTCCACACTCGACCAGTGACGAGCTGGAATCTGTTCATTCATATATCTCAGCCAATAGTATACGGACAATTACATGGAGAAGAACATACGGTCGAGTAGAGATTTCAGCACCGGCGGGGGCGACACCAATAATGGTGCACACACCCCAACCCTTGTGACAAGCCTCGAGAGCGTTTCGCATCACGCCAACGTTACCGGTAGCGTCGAAGGTGAAGTCGAGACCGCCGTCGGTCTCCTCGATGAGGTAATCAACAATGCTTTTGCCCTCGGGGAGATCCTTGGGGTTGACGAAGTCGGCTGTATATATCCACATGAGCTTGATCAAAGAGAATTATAAGATAAAGACTCACTGGCACCAAACTTCTCGGCCCACTCCTTCTTCTTAGGGTTAGTGTCAATAGCAAAGATCCTCTTGCAACCCTTAGCCTTAGCACCCTGTAAGACACTCAAGCCGACACAGCCAATACCAAAGACGGCGACGTTAGAGCCCTCAATACCTTGACTCTTGGTGGCAGCACCGTAACCCGTGGTGATACCGCAACCAAGGAGACAAGAAGTCTTGAGAGGAGCTTTAGGGTTGATGGCGACGACGGAGAACTTGGAGACGACAGTGTACTGAGAGAAAGTAGAGCAGCCCATCTATTTTGAGGGTCAATAAGTGGTTTTAGAGGAGAATAAAAGCAAAACTGACAAAGTGCAAGATGTCTTGACCTTTGCACTTGAATCGGGTGGTTCCGTCAGGCATCACACCCTTACCCTGGGTGGTTCGCACTCGACCACAGAGGTTGGTCTTTCCGGATTTGCAGAACTTGCATTCTTTGCACTCTATACAGTGATCTGTCAGCGCTGAGTCGTTGTAGCACCATTGTCTCCCCTACCCCTGCCTCCCCGTGCCTGCCCTTTTATGCCACTACGCTCCATGCCAAGCTTGCTTCGCAATTACTCTCCCTAACGGCTTATTTTCTCCGCTGCTTCCAGCTTCGCCTCTAGACATAAATTTTGAACACCTACCAGCAGTGTAGAGAGGGACAACGTGGTCGCCAACCTTCACGTTGTCAACGCCCTTGCCGACAGACTCGACGATACCACCACCCTCGTGTCCAAGGATGACGGGGAAGGCTCCCTCAGGGTCGCTGCCGGAAAGAGTATAGGCGTCACTATCAAAGGCAAAGCCAAGTGCAACGATTAGATTTGTCGATTGTTTAGTCTGGATACAATGAGCGCAACATACGTGTGGCATAAACCAGTGCTAAATACACTTGTCAGAGAATGTTTTGGAGTATAGTTCGGGGACGAAAACATACTAGAGGATCTTAATTCGGACCTCGCCTTCCTTTGGGGGCGCGACTTCAACAGTCTCGATAGAAAGCGGTTTGCCTGGACATTTCGGTCAGTAATGGTATGCAGGGAACACACGGGCTTTACATACCAGCCTCCCAAGCGATAGCAGCCTTGCAAGTGATAACCTTCTAAATGTCAGCCGCGGATCTTCTGGTGCGACAATAATATACCCACTTGGCCTTCGGTAGACATGTTAAACGGTAATAGAGGGAGATGAAAAGAtagaagatggaagaagtATAAGGAAATCGAGAGTATTGACGAGGAGACGGACTGTACTCGTAAAGCACATGACATATGGGCGGAATCTTCTTATTTGCCGGTGGAGGGGTATTGGAAGCTTACATCATCATCGATTATTAATCTTGTCCCTCCTGCCGCCACACTTAACAGCCTTCCTTGGAAGTCACGTTGAACTGCTGCATACAAATACACTCTGTCACTAGTGATCTGATTTGTATACTTCCCGTATCAATTAACTAATCATACATGCCTCATACTGCTTGCATTCTATATCCCTTCATTCCTATATTCCGACTTTGATACATTTATTCTGTTCTTTATTACCACGCACAACAACTCATGTTCACAGTCACATCAATTCCTACAACTTATTTTAGATAACCGTGTCCGCCCAATCGGTCACCTTGCTGAGGGCGGGGAAACCTTTAGCTGGAGGTGCACTACCAATAACAGAGTCAGCACTCAAGCACTCGTCGTGGTGACGAAATAGCGCACCTTGCCTTGGTCTGCACAAACACCTTCTCCACACCTGCAACCCTCCTGTCAAACTTGTCATAAAGCTGTGGGAAATCCTCCAAATCCACTCGATGACTAATCATGAATTTGGTATCAAACTTGCCCGTCATGACATAATCATGCAAAATCTCTTCCCAGTAAAGATGTACAGGGGCCTGCCCGTTCCCGATAAACCTTACGCCCTTCTCCATGAGGGCGCCGATGTTGAAATGATTGGTGTAAGCGGAGTACACGCCGATTAGCCCGACTCGGCCCATCTTTTTGACTAGCCAGATCATTTCGTTGGGCGTTTCGGAGACGTCGGTCTCGAGCATGAGGGCTTTCTCGACTTTGTGGAGCAAGGTTTTGGGTTCGTGGAAGGTAGTAGCGTCGATGCACACTTTTGAAATCACAAGACATCAGGTGTTAGACACCCTTTCATACCTGAAGATTTTTTAAGAAAGAGGGAAGCTTGACTCACCATCAAGACCTTGAGGAACCTCGCCGTGAATTCGCTTCTTTACGTCCTCAGCCTTAAAGTCCACAGTGATGACCTCTGGGCCAAAGGATCTGGCAAGCGCAAGTCGTGTAGGGTTGGTATCGATTGCGTAGACTTTAGATGCGCCCTTGAGAAGAGCCCATTTAACACAGCAAATCTATATAACAGGAGCATGAGGCATGAGTATTTATCACCAAAAcaaaaggaagaggaaagggaGCCCGTCACAAGACTAAAACTTACGCCAATAGGTCCCAAGCCCCAGATACCGACAATATCGCCCTTTTGGACTCCGGTATCAACGACGGCGTGGTACGAAGTAGGAAGAACATCAGAAAGGTCTGTTCAAACTTCCATTAGCGTTCGCTCTCCAGAAAGGACGTCCCCCCATCTCACCCCCCACAGATCTTCCGCTCGACCAGTCAATCTCCCTCCCCATTATCGCCACCTCCTTGCTCGTTATACAAAGACTTACACAGAGCTTGCTCATCtaaagaagatggaaaagtaaAAGTAAGCCTTCATTCATGTTCGAGATAGAAACTCAATACGGATAGACGCACCTGGTACTTCTGCCGGCACCTTTAAGCAATTGACTTCGCCAAAGGGGACTCGCACATACTCTGACTGTCCACCAGGCCAGCCTCCGGCTAGCATACACAACAGTTGTCAGATGGGTTTCCCATTTGCAAAAGGTAGGAAAGAAATTCACTGAGATGACCGTAACCGAAGAAAGCCGAATCCCGCTGACCCCACATGTTAACCACTACAGACGAGTCATTGGTTCTATCGCAAAAGGATGAAAGCTTTTGCTGGCAGTATCGACAAGTACCGCACGCGATCTGGAAAGACACCACTACACGGTCTCCAATTTTCAGATGGTTAACAGACGAACCGACCCGATCGATGATACCCCTATACGTCCGATCATGATCAGTTCTTGCTCCCATTACTATTTCGTCCTAGATATGACAATATACCCACATAAACTCATGTCCCAAAATGTCTCCCTTCTGCATTCCCAGCATCTCGGAATGGTAGAGATGGAGGTCTGATCCACAGATCGTAGAACCAGTGACTTTGACAATAACGTCCGTGTCTTGGGTGATATCAGGAATAGGAGCATCCACCATCCTTACGTCCTCCTTGCCGAACCATGCGAGGGCACGCATGGTGGATCCATCTTCGCGGTGTTTGTAAGGAGCTTTGGTAGCAGTAGGTTCTGTGCCTATGTAATCTTGGACGAGGCTGACGGCTGCTTGCATCGTGTTGTTGCTGTTTGGGGTTGTCGACTTTGTTTAGTGGCGCGTTGTGGAGGTCGTTCAAAGTGAATTCCAGATATTTTTAACTTTGTTATTCTTGACATATTATATACATAGCTTGGAGCGAGCGTACGTATATGATAACAATGCCACTCGGCAGGCATAGCGGCGTCATTTTCGTAGCAAATGGCTTTCTTGTGTATGATGATATCATGGGGTCACTAATACTGCAAATATTTGCTGATCTTACCATAATGACGTCGATGGCTCCGCGATAAAGTTACCAACGACCTGCTGCTGGAATCTGGGGGAATTGCTTTTTTTAGCGGGAATAAAGGTGAATCGAGCGGACAGGTTAGAGAGAGACTATATAGAGGGGAGCTGAGCAACAGGCGCTGAGAGATGGACAGGGAGAGGTAAGATTCGTTAGGAGTTCCGACCCCCTATGTACCATGGTGCGTAACAGGCATTATcatttattattatatatGTTTTTACAATATTTATTACTGGCGGATCGTGGCGCCGAGCGGAGTCAGCAACGTAGATGACGAAGCGGAAGCAAACCTATAAAACCCGGGAGTGGAGGCAGGTGGAGGTCAATGTTCATCGGCATATTAAGGCCCCCTTCTCTCATCATTCCTCTTGCACAGCGTCCACGACTCTCAAACAGCACATCATGGTCCAGCTCGAAAAGCTCTCCTCTAACAAGGCTGCGGGAGGCTTCCTCACAAAGTACAAATTTCCCTCTGCCTCCCTCGCCCTCCCCACTCAGTTCAACGTCTTCATCCCGTCCTCCGCCTCTCCTGATTCCCCAGTCCCCGTCCTCTTTTACCTCGCAGGTCTCACCTGTACTGAAGATACTGGTGCCCAGAAGGGAGGATTCCTTAATGCCGCAGGCAAAGAGGGTATTGCCCTTGTATTCCCTGATACTAGCCCTAGGGGTGCGGGAGTAGAAGGcgaggatgatgattgGCAGTTGGGTACAGGTGCAGGTTTCTACATCAATGCTGAGACCGACAAATGGAAGAAGCATTACAATATGTATGATTTGATTGTCAAGGAATTGCCAGAGGTGCTGAAAGAGGCAAACTTGGGCCTCGTAAGTGTGGTATGCTGAAGTAATAGTCGTCACCGACTGACGTGATACAGGACTTTTCCAAATGGTCTCTCATGGGCCACTCCATGGGTGGTATGTCACTTTCGGATACTAAGTCAAACCTTTGCTAACAAATTACTAGGACACGGTTCCTTGTCCATCTACCTCAAGAATCCGGGCCTTTTTAAGTCTGCCTCCGCCTTTGCTCCCATCTGGTACGTCCGTTCTTTGCCCTTCACCCCCCTAGGTCCATTCTCACATCCTACACGAACATCTAGCAACCCTGCCGCCGTCCCATGGGGCACCAACGCATTCAGCAACTATctatcctcctcttcttct comes from the Cryptococcus gattii WM276 chromosome M, complete sequence genome and includes:
- a CDS encoding (R,R)-butanediol dehydrogenase, putative (Similar to TIGR gene model, INSD accession AAW46968.1), which translates into the protein MQAAVSLVQDYIGTEPTATKAPYKHREDGSTMRALAWFGKEDVRMVDAPIPDITQDTDVIVKVTGSTICGSDLHLYHSEMLGMQKGDILGHEFMGIIDRVGSSVNHLKIGDRVVVSFQIACGTCRYCQQKLSSFCDRTNDSSVVVNMWGQRDSAFFGYGHLTGGWPGGQSEYVRVPFGEVNCLKVPAEVPDEQALYLSDVLPTSYHAVVDTGVQKGDIVGIWGLGPIGICCVKWALLKGASKVYAIDTNPTRLALARSFGPEVITVDFKAEDVKKRIHGEVPQGLDVCIDATTFHEPKTLLHKVEKALMLETDVSETPNEMIWLVKKMGRVGLIGVYSAYTNHFNIGALMEKGVRFIGNGQAPVHLYWEEILHDYVMTGKFDTKFMISHRVDLEDFPQLYDKFDRRVAGVEKVFVQTKASAPPAKGFPALSKVTDWADTVI
- a CDS encoding Formaldehyde dehydrogenase (glutathione-dependent), putative (Similar to TIGR gene model, INSD accession AAW46801.1) yields the protein MSTEGQVITCKAAIAWEAGKPLSIETVEVAPPKEGEVRIKILYTGLCHTDAYTLSGSDPEGAFPVILGHEGGGIVESVGKGVDNVKVGDHVVPLYTAECKECKFCKSGKTNLCGRVRTTQGKGVMPDGTTRFKCKGQDILHFMGCSTFSQYTVVSKFSVVAINPKAPLKTSCLLGCGITTGYGAATKSQGIEGSNVAVFGIGCVGLSVLQGAKAKGCKRIFAIDTNPKKKEWAEKFGATDFVNPKDLPEGKSIVDYLIEETDGGLDFTFDATGNVGVMRNALEACHKGWGVCTIIGVAPAGAEISTRPFQLVTGRVWKGSAFGGVKGRTELPGIVEDYLAGKLWVNEFVTHNETLEGINKGFDDMHAGDCIRCVVDMGFNEAP
- a CDS encoding Carboxylesterase, putative (Similar to TIGR gene model, INSD accession AAW46797.1) yields the protein MVQLEKLSSNKAAGGFLTKYKFPSASLALPTQFNVFIPSSASPDSPVPVLFYLAGLTCTEDTGAQKGGFLNAAGKEGIALVFPDTSPRGAGVEGEDDDWQLGTGAGFYINAETDKWKKHYNMYDLIVKELPEVLKEANLGLDFSKWSLMGHSMGGHGSLSIYLKNPGLFKSASAFAPICNPAAVPWGTNAFSNYLSSSSSWLDHDSSALLPEFAGEPKILVDVGTDDQFLKQGQLQPQALEKAGKKGVEVRMQDGYDHSYYFISTFGPEHLAFHAKYLKA
- a CDS encoding Metal ion transport-related protein, putative (Similar to TIGR gene model, INSD accession AAW46803.1) codes for the protein MSRYDPMQEDLGSLAGPASSGQATTHSARSSRHRPRRHASMPDPGEMDAAFDGPDADNDELDQGETHGLLSSTRDRGMPGDYDFERDYTLPPPSPPPFEPYSAHNPAPGNSHGIIPTSVPVRPRPAPQRHFLGGLLPSSFLPRQQSQAPSAGRAVGGGMSGVFDNLAARPDRHTMAEGEGGLQYVPEDESKDAPPSYQTALRDAVPPYWDTTVVLPSSSSPFGPLSSSISGDEILIDGMPSGNFFSFLWNLVVSASFQFVGFLLTYVLHTTHAAKYGSRAGLGLTLIQVGLNLRSKAQDLMKNNAFPSASSDPSDPDPPPNHVPSDEEIADNAIEAIWGPGASPWPAQFREPGTGDNGPVTIVHNTHEAEMWAVAHNTTLTQMLNLPSAADVGRANEWFSFFLMSIGWFIVLTSVGGWWRVKRFERGLRAAQRESEAAQAAAAANSATGNGEDGAPAPEADESINTSTGSVSTPHGPTQLSYWTSPFTNAWQGARHIQEGFLGQHGSRSQVRRGWGLWGGLRGQGHTAVSQEDDEHELLDAQGFGLGPMAINVGEAPGAEVRRQRSLWS